The DNA window GTCGGCGGTGCCCTCGTTGAGCTTCTTCTGCGCGAGGAGCAGTTCGCTCGCGTCGCGCACCAACTCGTCCACGTCGCTCCACTGATCGAACTTCGCCAGGGCACTGCGCAGGTTTTCGACGATCTGTTGTTGCCTGTCTGCCGCGGCGGCGAGGTGGCGGAGCTGCTCAAGACGCTCGTTGGTCTGGGCGGCCTTTCCGATCTCACGTGCGGCGTCGGGCATGTCGGCCTTGGCGGCCTGGCGCACCGAGTCGCCCAACTCCGAGGCCCGGCGGTGATCTACGGGGGTGCCGATCTTGTTCTGCTTCATGTCCTCGACAACGGTTTCGAGTTCCGTGGCGACAGCTTCAGCCGCCGCCGCGATCTTCATCTGTTCGCGCTCGGCGACGGTGGCCTGGCGGCGGTCGAGCTTCTCGCTGCCCCGCAAGTGCTCGACAGTGCCTTTCTCGGCCTCCTGGCGCCCGATGAGTTTCTTGATGCGCTCTTTGATCTCCTGCTGCTGGCGCTGGAGGAACGAGGCCATCTCGGCCCCTGAGATGACAGTGAGGAGGTACGTGGGCGAGCGCCCGACGTTGGGCCCCAGCGACTTGCCGCCCACCGTCTGTGTGTAGGCATCCTCGGCCTCGGCGTGGACGCGGAGGGTGTCGCGTTCCTTGAGGGCCAGGGACGTCAAGTCCCATTCGAACGCCTGCTCGACCTTCTTCGCGGGCGACTTCTGGTCGGGGAAGGCGTGGACGGCCGGCTTCTCCGTCTCGCCGCGCTGGTAGGCGAAGCGGGTGCGGGTGACGCCGTAGTCGTCCTCCACGGACAGGCGGATGGGCACGACAGCGTTCGGCGTGACCTTCCTGCTGGCGCCGGGCTGGGGCAGCTTGACCACGGGCTCGCGGTCGGGACGCACGTCGAGACGGTAGGTGGCGGGCGGCGAACTGCCCAGGCCGTCTGTGTCCACGAGGGCGATGGTGTACTCCTTCTGGCCCGCCTGAAGGGTGAACGAGCCGCGAAGGCGCGTGCGGGAAGGCTCGCCATCCTGCGCTACGAAAGCCAGTGGAACGGGCGGCTGGCCCTCGATGACGACGGCCGCGCTGCCCGGCGCGTCGGCGATAGGCTTGCTGGTGGTGAACTCGATGTCCACGGTCGAACCCGCCAGGGCGGCGATGGCTCCGCGGCCATCGGCTTGCACGCGCTCAGGCTCGCCTGTGTAGGCGGGGGCGCGAACGGTGAGACGTAGGTCCTCGATGCGCGGGCGGGTGCGCACGTCCACCCGGTAGGTACGGGTCGTGGCGTCGTCGCCGGTCACGTGGAATGAGAAGGGTTCGGCGACGGTTGCGAAGCAGGTTGGATAGGCCGCCTCGTCGCCCATGGGCACGCTGCGGGTGTTCACGCCGCCGGTGGCATAGCGGTAGTGAACCGCCACCCGTCGCGGCGGGCGCCAGATGGCGCCCGAAGAACGGGCCGCGCGGACCAGCAGGTTGAGGTCCTCGCCCTTCGGCACATGGATCTGGTCGCCTTCCAGGGCGAGCGGGCGGCCGTCCTTGTCGTAGGCCAGGACCGTGAGCTGGGTGCGCCGGGGCCACTCGACCGAACTGGTCGGGTCGAAAAACCGATAGGCGAAGATGGTCACATTTGCAGGGAACAGGAGCGTGTAGGAACTGGCCAGGGCCAGCGCCACCAAGGCCGCCAGGGCCCAGTATGCGGGCTTGCGGGCGGAGGCCACCTCGTGGAAGCGGAGCGGCGCGGCCTGGTGCCAGGCGTCGGAGGTCAGCCGGGCGACCATCGCCTGCGACAGCGGGGCGACGCTGGGCGCCCGTGCGAACTGCACGGTGGAGATCAGGCGGTCGCGCAGGGTGGGAAACTGACGCTCGACGAGGAGCGCCAGGTCGTCGTCGGCCATGCGCACGCGCAGCGGCAGGACCAGGTAACGCACGAGCGCGTAACCCCAGGCGCCCAGCGTGGCCAGCAGGAGCACGACACGCCCGGGGGTCTCGATCCTCGCGGCCCAGTCCAGCAGGAAAGCGGCGGCCAGGGCGCCCAGAGCAATGAGGATGACTCGGCTGGCGCCGGCCAGCACGACCAGCGCGCGGAGGCGGGCGCGCAGGGCGCGGAGTTTGCCGTGCAGCTCATTCGGGGCCAACGGGTGCCTCCTTCCTCAGCAACGCGGCCTCCTCGGCCCCGAGCCGCTGGAAGATGGGCAGGTACTGGTAGGGGAGCTGGAGCACGAGACAGGCCATGGCGGTGCCGTAGGCCTCGCCGAAGGTGTCTTGCCAGCTTCCGTTGGCCTCCTGCGTCTCGGTGAGTTCCTTCGAGATGGCGGGGTAGTAGGCGCTCCAGTAGCGGCCGCCGGCGTGGTAGGCGGCCTGCGAGGCATAGTAGTGGGCATAGGAGTAGTAGTGGCTGATCGGCCCGCGGTGAGAGATGTTGCGGGGCGTCTCCTGTTCGAACAGGGCGAGGGCACGCTTGAGCTCGGGGCAGTCGAACTCGCCGGCGCCGTAGAGCGAGCTGACGCCGGCCGAGAGCAGTGCGTAGGACCCGCGCGAGCGGCTGTGGAGCATGTAGCAGAAGGAGCCGTCGGGCAGGCAGCTCTGCTTGACGTAGTTCACCGCGCGGTCTATGCACTCCTTGGGCACCTTGATGCCGGCGTTGCGCGCGGAGCGCAGGGCCATGATCTGGCACACGGTCACCGAGATGTCCGACTCGGCCAGCGGCGAGGGGTCGTAACGCCAGCCGCCGTCGGCGTGCTTCTGAGAGCGCTGGATGAGGGCGACGGCGAGGCGGAGCTTGTCGGCGATGTCGGGCCGCTGCGTCATGCCATAGGCTTCGCCGAGGAAGAGTGTGGCGAAGCCGTGCTCGTACATGCGCGAGTCGGCCCCGGCGCTGATGTAGCCGTCGCGGCGCACGTTGCTCAGGATGAAGTCGAGGCCGCGGTCAATGTTCTCGCCGAACTCGCCTCGCCCGGGCTGGCTGCCGTTGGCCATGAAGGCCATGCAGGCCAGCGCGCTCACGCCCACGTTGCGGCTGTAGCCGCCGCGGCCCGACCACGAGCCGTCGCGGTTCTGCGTGCGCGCCAGGTACCGCAGGCCGTCGAGCACCACCTGCCGTGTCTTCTCGGAGAGCGCCATCTTCGGCAGGCCGCTGGTGCCCGCACTCGCCGCACAGGCGACGGAGGCCCAGAACCACAGCATTCGGCGCGTCGTCCTCATGCGAGCATTCCTCGCTTGCGGAACCACCATTCGGAGCACACGAGGCTCAGGAAGATCACGAGCAGGACAGGGGCGTCCACGAGGGGGTCCTGAACCTCCGTGGTGAGTTCCTGGCCTGCCGCCTGGATTCGGGGGGCCAGGGTGTCGAGCTGGTCGAGGCGCAGGAACTCTCCCCGCGTGGCGGCGGCAATGTCGCGCAGCGTGCGGGCGTCCATGGTGGGGTGCTGGAACTCGGTCTCGGGCAGATGGATGTCGAAGGTCACCGATTCCTGCTCGTTGCCGAGGGGGAGCGAGAGGAGGGTGGAGCCGGGCCGGCTGGCGACGAACGAGCCCTCGAAGATGCCGGCGCCCTGGCGGCTGGGCAGGAGGCGAACGGCCTCGGCCGACGCCCCGGGCGCCTCGAGGCGCGCCTCGACGGCCTCCGCCTGTAGAGGGCGAAAGGCGTCGTCGAGGCACTGGGCCTGGACGACGACCCGCTCGCCGAGGGTGTAGGAGCGCTTGTCGGTAGCGAGTTGGATGCGGCGGCTACCGCCCAGGATGCGGTAGGAGCCGACGTAGTTGATTGCCTGGACCCAGAAGCGGTTGAAATAGACGTCCCCGACCCAGAAGCGCCAGCGCCACGTGCCGTCGAGGGCGCAGTAGAGGGTGCGGCCCGGGTCGTAGCGGCCGACCACGATGAGCGGCATGGGGCCGCGCTCGTCGCGGTCGTACGGGTGTTCCGCGAGGACGACCGCCGCGGGCTTGGCTCGGGTGACCGGGTGGTACCAGTAGCAGCCGGGGAAGCCCTCCCAGACCTTCTGGCTCTCCTCGGGCGTGTCGGCCAGTTGCGTGATGCCGTGGACGCGGCCCTGCTCGGTGAGGCGCGCGCGAAACGGCTCCTTGAGGGTCTTGGCGGCGAGGAGATCGGGTTGGGGCGCCGCCCCGCTGGGGACGACGGGGAGGAGTTCCTCGATGGCGGTGCCCTTCCAGACCTCGGGCGGGTGGAAGCTGCCGGCGACCAGGATGAAGCCGCCCCCGAACTGGCCCACGAAGGCTCGCAGGTCGGCGAGCTGCTCGGGGCGCAGCATGGTGGGGTCCACGTCGCTGAAGACCACCACGTCGAAATCGAACAGCTCCTCGCGCGTCTCGGGGTAGTGGGTGATCCGGCGGCTGCCCTCCTGAATGAAGTCGGGGTCGGCCGATTGGAGGAAGCAGCTCAGGAGGATGGACTTGTCCACGATCAGGGCGTTCTTGAGGAAGCGGTAGAAGTAGCTGGGCTGGCCAGCCACGAAGAGCACCTTGGTCCGGGCGTCCTTGACGGTGAGGACGTGGCGCGAGGCGTTGTTCTCGGTGCTCAACTCGCCCGGCTCGGGGGGGATCTCGACGGAGAAGCGGAAGGTGCCCGCCGCCTCTGGGGTGTAGCGGATGGGGATGGTCTGCGGGCCGTCGCCCTCGATGCGTGAGCGCACGGTGTTCACCAGCTTGCCGTCGGCCTTGAGCAGCACGTCCACGTCGCCGCGAAAGCCCTTCGCGGCGACCACGGCGCTGAAGGTCACCTGATCGTCCTTCCTGGCGGTGGTGGGGGCGAGGATCTTGACGACCTCGATATCCTTGGCCTCGTCGGCGGCTCCGACGCCGACGGTGAAGACGGGGAACGATTCGCCGTGGACGGCGGGGAGGCGGCGCGCGATCTCCATGGCCGAGGGGTCTACATCCTGCGTCCGGCCGTCCGTAATCACGATGGCGGCGGCGATGCGGTGGCCGCGAAGGGCCTCGGCCATCTCACGCAGCGCGGCGCCGAGCAGCGTGCGGTTGCCGGCGGGTGCGACTACCGGCGGCGGGTTGCCGGCTTCCTTTGCGCGCGCGGCCTGTAGGTCCACGCCCCGCACGTCGCCGGCGAAGGTGGCGACGCGGAGCTTGCACTGCTTCGAGAGCTTGCCCAGGAGGTCAACGGCAGGATTCGCCAGAGCCCGGTTCACGAGGTCGGCACGGGTCTGGTCATCCAGCGTGGCCTCGTCCACGCCTGCGATGCGCGTCAAGGCGGAGCGCAGCGCAGGGTCCGAATACCGGTCGCGCAGACGCATCGAGAGGGAGTCGTCCAGGAGGACGACTACGTAAGCCTCCTTGAACTCGCTCTTGTCAACGGCTAGAATCGGTTTGAAGAGGATGAGGAGCACGAGGGCGATCACCAGGCATCGGAGGACGGCCAGGACGGCCTTGCGGCGGCGCGTGGCCGTGCCCTTTTCGCGGCTGTAGAGAAAGGCGACGAGCCAGATGGCGGCGACGGCGGCCAGCAGGATGACCCAGGTGGGCCAGGGGTTTGCGAGCTTGAGGCGCACGCCCGTGCCTTCCGCGATCTCGCCGCGGTTGATCCCGAGCAGCCAGCTCAACACCGAACGCCACACGCCCCGACCACCTAAGTGCAGGAGAACTCGTTCCTTGGGTTCAGCCTCTATCCTATCACTATACGGCCCGGCGCGGGGGAGATCAAGCCCGATTGGGCCGGCCGCTCAA is part of the Planctomycetota bacterium genome and encodes:
- a CDS encoding terpene cyclase/mutase family protein, with protein sequence MRTTRRMLWFWASVACAASAGTSGLPKMALSEKTRQVVLDGLRYLARTQNRDGSWSGRGGYSRNVGVSALACMAFMANGSQPGRGEFGENIDRGLDFILSNVRRDGYISAGADSRMYEHGFATLFLGEAYGMTQRPDIADKLRLAVALIQRSQKHADGGWRYDPSPLAESDISVTVCQIMALRSARNAGIKVPKECIDRAVNYVKQSCLPDGSFCYMLHSRSRGSYALLSAGVSSLYGAGEFDCPELKRALALFEQETPRNISHRGPISHYYSYAHYYASQAAYHAGGRYWSAYYPAISKELTETQEANGSWQDTFGEAYGTAMACLVLQLPYQYLPIFQRLGAEEAALLRKEAPVGPE